The DNA segment ACTCCGAGGCATAGTCTTTGCGGTGCTCGACCACCATGCGCACCGCCCGTTCGCGTAACTCGGCAGGGTACCTGGTCACCTTTGCCATTGCTCCGTCCTCTCAAAGTCCGGAGCCTCCAGGATACCCGGGGCGGTTCAGCTTAGACTGCTGCATACTCACAGACAACCCTCCGTACGGGGCTGCCGTCTAGTGCAGCGTAACCATCACGCCACCAGCACGTGATGGCGGTGTGATGGAAAGCAGGGTAACGGGAATGGCAAATCGGCTGTGAGAAGCCGCCGATTCACGCCTAAAACAGAGTCACTGCTTAAGAAGCGGGCAGGACAGTTAGTTGGAAGGCAGGAGCTCTACCCCTGAGCTACTCCCGCAAAGCAGGGTAACGGCCGTAGGCGTGAATCCCGCCTGCCGGCCAGCGACACAATCCGGCAGTTAGGGACGCTACTTCGCACCCTTGCCCCTATTCTAGGGGCGCGCTTTGGCGTTCGGCAATGCCTGCCGAGCGGACCCGGCACCTGGCGTCACTGCGCAGTGCGCCCGGCTTCGCTTGCTAAGCCGCCGATAGCCGGCCCGTTCTTGCTTGCTCGGTTGCGCGGCATGGCACATCACCTACACTTGCCTTGTCTGCCCGTAGGCATTGCGAAGCAAGAGCGCCAATGGCCGCTGCACCGCCATCCCGCGTCCGGCTCGCCGAGCTCTTGGCCGCCCTCTCCCTGGCCACCGATCTCGGCATGGGCCAGCCGATGGAGCAGGCGCTCCGTACCTGCCTGCTGTCGGTCGCTGCCGGCCAGACACTCGGGCTCGACGTCCAGACCCTGTCCGAGGCGTACTACCTCGGACTCCTGCGCTTCATCGGCTGCACGGCCGACGCGCACGAGCAGGCGCTGCTGGTTGGTGGCGACGAGATCGCCCACCGCGCCGGCCTCGCGCCCGTCGTGATGGGCGGCGTCCCCGACGTCCTCGGCTACCTCGCCCGCCACCTGGCCGCCGACCGTCCACCGCTCACCCGACTGCGGCTGCTTGTCGGCATGTTCGCCGCCGGCTCGCGTGATGCCAAGCGCTCCATCGCGGTGCACTGCGAGGTGGCGCAGATGCTGGCCACCCGCTTCGGCCTGCGTGCGTCCATCGCGGTGGGCGTGGGCCAGCTCTTCGAGCACTGGGACGGCAAGGGGGTTCCTGGACAGCTCCGCGGCGCGGCCATCCCGCTGCCGGTACGGATCGTGGCGGTGGCCCGGGACGTAGACGTATTCCATCAACTGGGCGGCTGGGACCTGGCGAGCACGACGCTGCAGCGACGCCGGGGGAAGGCTTATGACCCGGCCGTGGTCGATGCGTTTCTAAGCGATGGCGAGCACTGGACCGCCGCTGCCGGAGCATCGTCGGCCTGGGAGGCCGTGCTCGCGGCCGAGCCCGGCGAGCCACTACTGGTCGGCGACGTTCGCCTGGACGGCGTGCTGCATGCACTGGCCGACTTCACCGACCTCAAGTCGCCGTACACGCTCGGGCATTCCTCGGCGGTTGCTGACCTGGCCGGCATTGCCGCGCCGCTCGCCAGGCTCGACGAACTCGACACCAGGACGGTGCAGCGGGCAGGGCTGGTCCACGACCTAGGCCGCACCGGCATCCCAAACGGCATCTGGGACAAGCCGGGGCCGCTGTCGGCCGCGGAGTGGGAGCGGGTGCGCCTGCACCCCTATCTCTCCGAGCGGATCCTCTCCTATGTGCCCGCGCTCCGGCCGCTGGCCGTGCTGGCCGGTGCACATCATGAGCGGCAGGACGGCAGCGGCTACCATCGGGGCAGCTCCGGGCAGGCCTTTCCCATGGGAGCCCGCATCCTGGCGGCGGCGGATGCCTACCAGGCGATGACCCAGCCTCGCCCTCATCGCCCGGCGCTCACCGCCGATGCCGCCGCAGCAGCGCTCCGCCAGGAGGCAGCGAGCGGCCGGCTGGACCCGGGTGCCGTCAGAGCGGTGCTGGAAGCGGCGGGGCACCGCGCAGCCACTACGCGGGCGGCGTACCCCGCAGGCTTGACGGACCGGGAAGTCGAGGTGCTGCAGCGCATCAGCCGCGGGCTGTCCAATCGGCTGGTCGCCGCGGAGCTCGGCATTGCGCCGAAGACGGTCGCGCGCCACATCGAGAATCTCTACGCCAAGCTTGGTGTCTCCAGCCGCCCGGCGGCGGCACTCTTCGCCATGCAGCACGACCTGCTCTAGGGTCGCGTCTCGGCTCCATCCAAATTGGGTCGATCACCCCATGTGCCGGGCTCTGGCAGCGGCGATGCTGCAGCCATCACCGCTTGTGTCGCGGGTCGGTCCATTGCCGGACACCCGAACGCAGCGCTTTGAGAGGAGGTGCCGTCATGCAGGTCTCAGTGCGGAGCACGGGAACGGTCAGCGCCAACGGCGCGGAGCTGTACTACGAGCGGCGCGGGAGCGGGCCAGCGGTTCTGTTCATCTCCGGCGCCACCGGGGACGCAGGCCACTTTGCGCAGGTGGCGGACTTGCTCGCCGACGAGTTCACCGTCATCACGTACGACCGGCGGGGCAACTCGCGCAGCCCGCGGCCGGCCG comes from the Dehalococcoidia bacterium genome and includes:
- a CDS encoding HD domain-containing phosphohydrolase; this encodes MAAAPPSRVRLAELLAALSLATDLGMGQPMEQALRTCLLSVAAGQTLGLDVQTLSEAYYLGLLRFIGCTADAHEQALLVGGDEIAHRAGLAPVVMGGVPDVLGYLARHLAADRPPLTRLRLLVGMFAAGSRDAKRSIAVHCEVAQMLATRFGLRASIAVGVGQLFEHWDGKGVPGQLRGAAIPLPVRIVAVARDVDVFHQLGGWDLASTTLQRRRGKAYDPAVVDAFLSDGEHWTAAAGASSAWEAVLAAEPGEPLLVGDVRLDGVLHALADFTDLKSPYTLGHSSAVADLAGIAAPLARLDELDTRTVQRAGLVHDLGRTGIPNGIWDKPGPLSAAEWERVRLHPYLSERILSYVPALRPLAVLAGAHHERQDGSGYHRGSSGQAFPMGARILAAADAYQAMTQPRPHRPALTADAAAAALRQEAASGRLDPGAVRAVLEAAGHRAATTRAAYPAGLTDREVEVLQRISRGLSNRLVAAELGIAPKTVARHIENLYAKLGVSSRPAAALFAMQHDLL